The Vibrio pomeroyi genome window below encodes:
- the cheY gene encoding chemotaxis response regulator CheY, whose product MKILIVDDFSTMRRIVKNLLRDLGFNNTQEADDGLTALPMLKKGEFDFVVTDWNMPGMQGIDLLKHIRADAELKHLPVLMITAEAKREQIIEAAQAGVNGYIVKPFTAATLKEKLDKIFERL is encoded by the coding sequence ATGAAAATTCTCATTGTTGATGATTTTTCAACGATGCGCCGAATTGTTAAAAACCTACTTCGCGACTTAGGTTTCAACAACACTCAAGAAGCAGATGATGGCTTGACCGCGTTACCTATGCTGAAAAAAGGCGAATTTGATTTCGTGGTAACTGACTGGAACATGCCGGGCATGCAAGGTATTGACCTGCTTAAACACATTCGCGCAGACGCAGAACTTAAGCACCTTCCAGTGCTTATGATCACAGCTGAAGCGAAGCGTGAGCAGATCATCGAAGCAGCGCAAGCGGGTGTTAATGGTTACATTGTGAAGCCTTTCACTGCCGCAACTCTGAAAGAGAAACTAGATAAGATTTTTGAGCGCTTATAA
- a CDS encoding protein phosphatase CheZ, with protein sequence MISLEQAKKLVELLENDEQQGADSLVRSIYEDTFSLQDNPMLQEIGSLTRDLHDSLIQFNFDERISVIANDEIPDARDRLQYVIDKTEVAANKTMDAVDRCMPIADNLHECLLQVRPQWNELMHGRIELAQFKALCHRIDGLLVQVEGDSTELRGQLTEILMAQDFQDLTGQIISKVITLVNEVEGRLVEILTVFGANQIEPTPEKEKKASIAPEGPIMNPEAREDAVASQDEVDDLLSSLGF encoded by the coding sequence ATGATTTCATTAGAACAAGCAAAAAAATTAGTAGAGCTGCTTGAGAACGATGAGCAGCAAGGTGCTGATTCTCTTGTTAGAAGCATTTATGAAGATACTTTTAGTCTTCAAGACAATCCAATGCTTCAAGAAATAGGTAGTCTGACTCGCGACCTCCATGACTCATTGATACAATTCAACTTTGACGAGCGCATTAGCGTTATCGCAAATGATGAAATCCCTGACGCTAGGGATCGCCTTCAGTATGTCATTGATAAAACGGAAGTTGCGGCGAACAAAACGATGGACGCTGTCGATCGCTGTATGCCAATTGCAGACAACCTACACGAGTGTTTACTTCAAGTAAGGCCTCAATGGAATGAACTGATGCATGGCCGCATTGAGCTGGCACAATTTAAAGCTTTATGTCACCGCATTGATGGATTACTTGTCCAAGTAGAAGGCGATAGTACTGAACTACGTGGACAACTGACTGAAATCTTGATGGCTCAGGATTTCCAAGATTTAACTGGGCAGATAATTAGCAAAGTTATTACCTTGGTAAATGAGGTTGAAGGACGTTTGGTAGAGATTCTCACCGTATTCGGAGCGAATCAAATCGAACCAACGCCAGAAAAAGAGAAGAAAGCATCTATTGCTCCTGAGGGTCCAATCATGAACCCAGAAGCGCGAGAAGACGCTGTTGCATCTCAAGATGAAGTCGACGATTTGTTATCCAGTCTTGGATTTTAA
- a CDS encoding chemotaxis protein CheA yields MSYDLDEDILQDFLVEAGEILELLSEQLVELENNPDDKDLLNAIFRGFHTVKGGAGFLALTELVDTCHGAENVFDILRNGQRSVTSGLMDTMLQALDTVNVQFRAVQDQEPLVPADQSLLDELHRLCKPESADEVTPVEAPAPVIPEPIVAAPEPVVESASISASSVDDISEDEFERLLDELHGKGGSPTSASAPTPTPPPAPVAPQPVADSGDITDDEFEKLLDELHGAGKSPTAASSTPPPPPAPPAAPVSAMSEGDDLMTDEEFEKLLDQLHGSGNGPSIEELDAATKPAEVKPAPVAPQAAPKPAAPVAVKAEPKPSAPAKAEVKAPAKKQQAEATVRVDTSTLDTIMNMVGELVLVRNRLVSLGLNSNDEEMSKAVSNLDVVTADLQGAVMKTRMQPIKKVFGRFPRVVRDLARSLKKDIVLEMRGEETDLDKNLVEALADPLIHLVRNSVDHGIEMPEDRVAAGKSRTGKVILSASQEGDHIELAIVDDGGGMDPDKLRGIAVKRGLMDEDAASRLSNKECFNLIFAPGFSSKEQISDISGRGVGMDVVKTAINTLNGSIDIDSEMGQGTKITIKVPLTLAILPTLMVGVAGHPFALPLASVNEIFHLDLSRTNVVDGQLTIIVRDKSIPLFYLQNWLAPKAGIVELRKGHGHVVIVQLGSQRVGFVVDTLIGQEEVVIKPLDKLLQGTPGMAGATITSDGHIALILDVPDLLKQYAAASRI; encoded by the coding sequence ATGAGCTACGATTTAGACGAAGATATTCTTCAGGACTTTTTAGTCGAAGCAGGAGAGATCCTTGAACTCCTATCAGAGCAACTGGTAGAACTTGAGAACAACCCTGACGACAAAGACCTATTAAATGCTATTTTCCGTGGTTTCCATACAGTAAAAGGTGGTGCTGGTTTCCTAGCATTGACTGAGCTGGTGGATACTTGTCATGGTGCTGAGAATGTGTTCGACATTCTAAGAAACGGCCAACGCAGCGTAACATCAGGCTTGATGGATACTATGCTGCAGGCGCTAGATACAGTTAATGTACAGTTTCGAGCCGTGCAAGATCAGGAACCTTTAGTACCAGCTGACCAATCTCTATTGGATGAGCTTCATCGTCTCTGCAAACCAGAGTCTGCTGATGAAGTTACACCAGTAGAAGCACCAGCACCTGTTATCCCTGAACCTATTGTTGCAGCGCCTGAGCCTGTTGTTGAAAGCGCAAGCATCAGCGCGTCTTCTGTTGATGACATCTCTGAAGACGAGTTTGAACGCCTACTTGATGAACTTCATGGTAAAGGTGGTTCACCAACATCGGCTTCTGCACCAACACCAACACCGCCGCCGGCTCCAGTTGCACCTCAGCCAGTCGCAGACAGCGGTGATATTACTGATGACGAATTTGAAAAGTTATTAGATGAATTGCACGGTGCGGGTAAGAGCCCGACAGCGGCAAGTTCAACGCCTCCACCACCGCCAGCTCCTCCTGCAGCACCTGTTTCGGCGATGTCTGAAGGCGATGATCTGATGACGGACGAAGAGTTCGAGAAGTTACTAGACCAACTGCATGGTTCAGGTAACGGGCCTTCAATTGAAGAACTTGATGCAGCGACTAAGCCTGCAGAAGTGAAGCCTGCGCCAGTTGCACCACAAGCTGCGCCTAAGCCTGCTGCCCCGGTTGCGGTTAAAGCAGAACCGAAGCCGAGCGCTCCAGCAAAAGCTGAAGTGAAAGCACCAGCTAAAAAGCAACAAGCCGAAGCAACTGTTCGTGTCGATACATCAACACTCGATACCATCATGAACATGGTGGGTGAATTGGTATTGGTTCGTAACCGACTTGTCAGCCTTGGCTTAAATAGCAACGACGAAGAAATGTCTAAAGCTGTGTCTAACTTAGATGTTGTTACTGCAGACCTACAAGGTGCGGTAATGAAGACTCGTATGCAGCCGATCAAGAAAGTATTTGGTCGTTTCCCACGAGTTGTCCGTGACCTTGCTCGTAGCTTGAAGAAAGACATTGTTCTTGAGATGCGCGGTGAAGAGACGGACCTGGATAAAAACTTAGTTGAAGCACTTGCTGATCCCCTGATTCACTTAGTGAGAAACTCTGTCGACCACGGTATTGAAATGCCGGAAGATCGTGTTGCCGCAGGTAAGTCGAGAACGGGTAAAGTAATTCTGTCTGCCTCTCAAGAAGGCGACCACATTGAACTGGCTATCGTTGATGACGGTGGCGGTATGGACCCTGATAAGCTTCGCGGTATCGCGGTTAAACGTGGTCTGATGGACGAAGATGCTGCGTCTCGCTTATCAAACAAAGAGTGTTTCAACCTAATCTTTGCTCCTGGTTTCTCAAGCAAAGAGCAGATCTCAGATATCTCTGGTCGTGGTGTAGGTATGGACGTTGTGAAAACAGCGATCAACACACTGAATGGCTCAATTGATATCGATTCAGAGATGGGACAGGGCACCAAGATCACGATCAAGGTTCCACTGACGCTAGCGATTCTACCTACCTTGATGGTCGGTGTCGCGGGTCACCCATTTGCATTGCCATTGGCATCTGTAAACGAGATCTTCCACCTAGATTTAAGCCGTACTAACGTGGTTGATGGCCAACTGACTATCATCGTTCGTGATAAGTCTATTCCGTTGTTCTACTTGCAAAACTGGCTTGCGCCTAAAGCGGGTATCGTTGAACTTCGCAAAGGACACGGCCATGTTGTTATCGTACAACTGGGCAGCCAACGTGTTGGTTTTGTTGTTGATACGCTTATCGGTCAAGAAGAAGTAGTCATCAAGCCACTTGATAAACTACTGCAAGGCACGCCAGGAATGGCAGGCGCGACAATCACAAGTGATGGACACATTGCATTGATTCTAGATGTGCCGGACTTGTTGAAGCAGTACGCAGCTGCGTCAAGAATTTAA